A part of Halobaculum sp. MBLA0143 genomic DNA contains:
- a CDS encoding alkaline phosphatase family protein, giving the protein MTDTSFFDGGERALPGVRRDGYVWPAYDDYSFDRVPGTAARALGVDLDRALPPATVPDGDYERVVVLLVDGYGWDRFQAGERPSLLSRAATAGETTAITSVYPSETAAAITSLNTGRTPAEHGLLGWNLRLPTVDRTVQTLPFVTRPADDRRAAAAAAGEDPTVPELSPTDDPRDLTAATDGAVDGEDLFDGRSVYERLGEAGVESHAIQPSRITGGPYGAQALAGATVHGVDSVAEFGLSIRRRLTAATQPTYVYAYWPAVDGAAHDAGTRSDEYAAELAAVCGAVERELDRLPDATAEETLLLVTADHGHRQSDPSAAVDLTTLPDVWGSLARHDDGRPVLPTGGPRNLHLHLQPGTEETVRAALSDADFEARVLSGERAVEAGLFGDGPVSPKLRERVGDLVVVPKSVGVWIDDERRKLEFVGQHGGQHPEEMSVPFLAAPVGSW; this is encoded by the coding sequence GTGACGGACACGAGCTTCTTCGACGGCGGGGAGCGTGCGCTCCCGGGCGTGCGCCGGGACGGCTACGTCTGGCCGGCGTACGACGACTACTCCTTCGACCGCGTCCCGGGGACGGCCGCCCGGGCGCTCGGGGTGGACCTCGACCGCGCGCTGCCGCCGGCGACGGTGCCGGACGGCGACTACGAGCGGGTTGTCGTCCTGTTGGTCGACGGCTACGGCTGGGACCGGTTCCAGGCGGGCGAACGGCCGTCGTTGCTGTCGCGGGCGGCCACGGCCGGCGAGACGACGGCGATCACCTCCGTCTACCCCTCGGAGACGGCGGCCGCCATCACGTCGCTCAACACCGGACGGACGCCGGCGGAACACGGACTGTTGGGGTGGAACCTCCGCCTGCCGACGGTCGACCGGACGGTCCAGACGCTGCCGTTCGTCACGCGGCCGGCCGACGACAGGCGGGCGGCGGCTGCCGCCGCGGGCGAGGATCCGACCGTCCCGGAGCTGTCGCCGACGGACGACCCCCGAGACCTGACGGCGGCGACGGACGGCGCGGTCGACGGCGAGGACCTGTTCGACGGCCGGTCCGTGTACGAGCGGCTGGGCGAGGCCGGCGTCGAGAGTCACGCGATCCAACCGTCGCGGATCACGGGCGGGCCCTACGGAGCGCAGGCGTTGGCGGGCGCGACGGTCCACGGGGTCGACAGCGTCGCCGAGTTCGGGCTGTCGATCCGCCGGCGGCTGACCGCCGCGACCCAGCCCACGTACGTGTACGCCTACTGGCCGGCCGTCGACGGGGCGGCCCACGACGCCGGCACGCGGAGCGACGAGTACGCGGCGGAGCTGGCGGCCGTCTGTGGCGCGGTCGAGCGGGAACTGGACCGCCTCCCGGACGCGACGGCCGAGGAGACGCTCCTGCTCGTGACCGCAGACCACGGCCACAGACAGTCGGACCCGTCGGCCGCGGTCGATCTGACGACACTGCCGGACGTGTGGGGGAGTCTGGCGCGTCACGACGACGGGCGACCGGTGTTGCCGACTGGTGGACCGCGGAACCTCCACCTCCACCTCCAGCCCGGGACGGAAGAGACGGTACGGGCGGCGCTGTCGGACGCCGACTTCGAGGCCCGCGTCCTGTCGGGTGAGCGTGCCGTCGAGGCCGGGCTGTTCGGCGACGGCCCGGTGTCGCCGAAGCTCCGGGAACGGGTCGGCGACCTGGTGGTGGTGCCGAAGTCCGTCGGGGTGTGGATCGACGACGAGCGACGGAAACTCGAGTTCGTCGGCCAGCACGGCGGCCAACACCCCGAGGAGATGTCTGTGCCGTTCCTGGCGGCGCCAGTGGGGTCGTGGTGA
- a CDS encoding homoserine kinase, translating into MVTVRAPATTANLGSGYDTFGAALERPADEVTVQRATETTLTVTGAGAEYVPEAPTENTAGVVAATLDAPATIEIRKGIRPASGLGSSAASAAAAAVALNELYDRGYSRAELVSVAAEGEAAASGEVHADNVAPALLGGFTVTRPDGTTVVDAELSLVVCLPAQPISTREARQVVPSSLSMDDHVETVRNAATLTVGMCRSDPALVGRGLDDPVVTPARAALVDAYDAVREAATRAGATGVTISGSGPGVLAVTRPTDQRAVASAMVDGFERAGIDARAIQTGVGDGATIR; encoded by the coding sequence ATGGTCACGGTCCGTGCGCCGGCGACGACGGCGAACCTCGGGAGCGGCTACGACACGTTCGGGGCGGCGTTGGAACGCCCGGCCGACGAAGTCACGGTCCAGCGGGCGACGGAGACGACACTCACGGTGACGGGGGCGGGCGCAGAGTACGTGCCGGAGGCGCCGACGGAGAACACGGCCGGAGTGGTAGCGGCGACACTCGACGCGCCGGCGACCATCGAGATCAGGAAGGGGATCAGACCGGCCTCCGGGCTGGGGTCGTCGGCGGCGTCGGCCGCGGCGGCGGCGGTCGCGCTGAACGAACTGTACGACAGGGGGTACAGTCGTGCGGAGCTGGTGTCCGTCGCGGCGGAGGGGGAGGCGGCGGCTTCCGGCGAGGTCCACGCGGACAACGTCGCGCCGGCGTTGCTGGGCGGGTTCACCGTGACCCGGCCGGACGGGACGACGGTCGTGGACGCGGAGCTATCGCTCGTGGTGTGTCTGCCGGCACAGCCCATCTCCACCCGGGAGGCGCGACAGGTGGTGCCGTCGTCGCTGTCGATGGACGACCACGTCGAGACGGTTCGGAACGCGGCGACACTGACCGTCGGGATGTGTCGATCCGACCCGGCGTTGGTCGGGCGCGGCCTGGACGACCCGGTGGTGACGCCGGCGCGGGCGGCGCTGGTGGACGCGTACGACGCGGTTCGAGAGGCGGCCACGCGGGCTGGGGCGACGGGCGTGACGATCAGCGGCTCCGGTCCGGGTGTGCTCGCGGTGACGCGACCGACGGACCAACGCGCGGTCGCGTCGGCGATGGTCGACGGGTTCGAACGGGCCGGGATCGACGCCCGTGCGATCCAGACCGGAGTCGGAGACGGAGCGACCATCAGGTGA
- a CDS encoding histidine kinase N-terminal 7TM domain-containing protein: MAYNESLLTVAAFLSGGLSGLTALIAVSRSRGGARVAGDTLAGVALAAALWAVTFGLRLSAEGVGTASFWLRVSNVVAAPIPTLLLVFSLYQTGNASLVDERVAALLAVEPTAAAALALTNPLHQAYVMGVTTVGVPAATPGVFMSAHLAYGLLVCGVAAVSFGNEAVGTTGPYRRRATLLLTAVSVPVVTVVAYVTTLPIAPPYDTTPVWFGLSSLLFLVSIRSYGLFDVSPVAHETVFEEIDDAIVVVDDRGLLVDANPAATTAFGVDDDDVGRPVRAVLPNPEAIDSLLVDGETTFTAEGRHFEATRTSISVGQAGASNVFVFRDVTDRERVERRFQTYIEQSNDVLVVLDAETTVEYASPATRRVLGHDPETLTGRSVFSLVHPDDQSSIHRVFRSVTNAHERHEASDGGVTDGGVEAESATDERIGGVPGDDERTTSRETTERERFRLKHGDGGWQTVEAVVTAGVGATADRLLVNIRDVTERQRYEQRLRVLNRVLRHDLRNDANVVLGYADLLLKSDLDPAVRERAEAVRRKANRLVELGEQAREVDRTLHAEGGETHRIQLDDVVDSVAWRARETYPEAQVDTECEGECAALGNDLVDSALWHLVSNGIEHNDSAEPWVRVSVESTDDWVRVTVTDDGPGIPESERNVLEHGTETALEHGSGLGLWLVKWITDSVGGDVSFAERDPRGSIVTVELATPVGDPGETQAE; encoded by the coding sequence ATGGCGTACAACGAGTCGTTGTTGACGGTGGCGGCGTTCCTCTCGGGGGGGCTGTCGGGACTGACGGCGCTGATCGCGGTGTCGCGCAGCCGTGGCGGCGCCCGGGTCGCGGGGGACACGCTGGCGGGCGTGGCGCTAGCGGCGGCGCTGTGGGCCGTGACGTTCGGACTGCGGCTGTCGGCGGAAGGCGTGGGGACGGCGTCGTTCTGGCTGCGCGTGAGCAACGTCGTGGCGGCGCCGATCCCGACGCTCCTCCTGGTGTTCTCGCTGTACCAGACGGGCAACGCGAGTCTCGTCGACGAGCGAGTGGCGGCGTTGCTGGCGGTAGAGCCGACGGCGGCGGCGGCGTTGGCGCTGACCAACCCGTTGCACCAGGCGTACGTGATGGGCGTGACGACCGTGGGGGTGCCGGCGGCGACCCCCGGGGTGTTCATGTCGGCGCACCTGGCGTACGGGTTGTTGGTCTGTGGTGTCGCGGCGGTGTCGTTCGGAAACGAGGCGGTCGGAACGACGGGACCGTACAGACGGCGGGCGACGTTACTGCTGACGGCGGTGTCGGTCCCGGTCGTCACGGTGGTCGCGTACGTGACGACGCTGCCGATAGCGCCGCCGTACGACACGACACCGGTGTGGTTCGGGCTGTCGTCGTTGTTGTTCCTGGTCTCCATTCGGTCGTACGGCCTGTTCGACGTGTCGCCGGTGGCACACGAGACGGTGTTCGAGGAGATCGACGACGCCATCGTCGTCGTCGACGACCGAGGGCTGCTCGTCGACGCCAACCCGGCGGCGACGACGGCGTTCGGCGTGGACGACGACGACGTCGGCCGACCGGTGCGGGCGGTGTTGCCGAACCCGGAGGCGATCGACAGCCTGCTCGTCGACGGGGAGACGACGTTCACGGCGGAGGGGCGACACTTCGAGGCGACGCGCACGTCGATCAGCGTGGGGCAGGCCGGGGCCTCGAACGTGTTCGTGTTCCGAGACGTGACGGACCGCGAGCGGGTGGAGCGTCGGTTCCAGACGTACATCGAGCAGTCGAACGACGTGTTAGTGGTGTTGGACGCGGAGACGACGGTGGAGTACGCCAGCCCGGCCACACGACGGGTGTTGGGTCACGACCCAGAGACGCTGACCGGTCGCTCCGTGTTCTCGTTGGTCCACCCGGACGACCAGTCGTCGATCCACCGAGTGTTCCGCTCGGTGACGAACGCACACGAGCGCCACGAGGCGTCGGACGGGGGGGTCACGGACGGCGGGGTGGAGGCGGAGTCGGCGACGGACGAACGGATCGGGGGAGTGCCGGGCGACGACGAACGCACGACGAGCCGCGAGACGACAGAACGCGAGCGGTTCCGTCTCAAACACGGCGACGGCGGCTGGCAGACGGTGGAGGCGGTCGTCACGGCCGGCGTCGGCGCGACGGCGGACCGACTCCTGGTCAACATCCGGGACGTGACGGAGCGCCAGCGGTACGAACAACGGCTCCGGGTGTTGAACCGGGTGTTGCGTCACGACCTCCGGAACGACGCGAACGTGGTGTTGGGGTACGCGGACCTGTTGTTGAAGTCGGACCTGGACCCGGCGGTCCGGGAGCGTGCAGAGGCAGTCCGGCGGAAGGCCAACCGGCTCGTGGAGCTGGGCGAGCAGGCGCGGGAGGTGGACCGCACCCTCCACGCGGAGGGGGGCGAGACACACCGGATCCAGTTGGACGACGTGGTCGACAGCGTGGCCTGGCGCGCACGAGAGACGTACCCGGAGGCGCAGGTGGACACGGAGTGTGAGGGGGAGTGTGCCGCGCTCGGCAACGATCTGGTCGACTCGGCGCTGTGGCACCTCGTCTCCAACGGGATCGAACACAACGACAGCGCGGAGCCGTGGGTTCGGGTGTCCGTGGAGTCGACCGACGACTGGGTTCGCGTGACGGTCACGGACGACGGCCCGGGCATCCCGGAGTCCGAACGGAACGTGTTGGAACACGGGACGGAGACGGCGCTGGAACACGGCAGCGGGCTGGGGCTGTGGCTCGTGAAGTGGATCACGGACAGCGTCGGCGGCGACGTGTCGTTCGCGGAACGCGACCCGCGTGGCTCGATAGTGACGGTAGAGCTGGCGACGCCGGTCGGCGACCCCGGAGAGACCCAGGCGGAGTAG
- a CDS encoding glycoside hydrolase family 68 protein, translating into MSHSDPPGWDGIPSWSGGAADGLVRTAETVAPVVYPPDERVGDDFHLWDTWLLRTRDGSVATPGGVRVIFALTAPDDLLPGKRHDAAEIRCLYSPDGRTWRDAGPAFEPDGPLGSRQWAGSALFEPDSDDPSRGDVTLYYTAAGEANETELSYTQRLAAGTDGRLRVTDETARLDRSWRHETVLRPDGDRYETQAQSRGMIYTFRDPWFFEDPATGETHLLFEANVPVSEDSDRCGGDTTAQSFNGCVGVATSPDGSPTTFEPEAPLLHSVCVNQELERPHVVVHDGRYYLFVSSHRHTFAPGFDGFDALYGFVADDLRGDYRPLNDTGLVVTNPANAPYQTYSWLAYPHAEELLVTSFFNYYDLGGMSLDDVADLPRDEQFARFGGTLAPTLRVALSGDETRILGTLDHGHLPTRSESLPSLPAETATQSAGGYGGAPTVVDE; encoded by the coding sequence ATGTCACACAGCGACCCACCGGGGTGGGACGGGATCCCGTCGTGGAGCGGGGGGGCTGCCGACGGACTCGTCCGGACGGCCGAGACGGTCGCTCCCGTCGTCTACCCGCCGGACGAACGGGTCGGCGACGACTTCCACCTCTGGGACACCTGGCTGTTGCGGACCCGCGACGGCAGCGTGGCGACGCCCGGCGGCGTGCGGGTGATCTTCGCGCTCACCGCCCCCGACGACCTCCTGCCGGGCAAGCGCCACGACGCTGCCGAGATCCGGTGTCTCTACTCTCCGGACGGTCGGACCTGGCGCGACGCCGGGCCGGCGTTCGAGCCGGACGGCCCGCTGGGCTCTCGGCAGTGGGCCGGCAGCGCACTGTTCGAGCCGGACTCGGACGATCCGAGCCGCGGGGACGTGACCCTCTACTACACCGCCGCCGGCGAGGCGAACGAGACGGAGTTGAGCTACACCCAACGGCTCGCGGCCGGCACGGACGGCCGGCTGCGCGTCACCGACGAGACTGCCCGACTGGACCGCTCCTGGCGCCACGAGACCGTGTTGCGCCCGGACGGCGACCGCTACGAGACACAGGCCCAGTCCCGCGGGATGATCTACACGTTCCGTGACCCGTGGTTCTTCGAGGACCCCGCGACCGGCGAGACACACCTCCTGTTCGAGGCGAACGTCCCCGTCTCCGAGGACAGCGACCGCTGTGGCGGCGACACGACGGCCCAGTCGTTCAACGGCTGTGTCGGTGTCGCCACGAGCCCGGACGGCAGCCCCACGACGTTCGAGCCCGAGGCCCCGTTGCTCCACTCCGTCTGTGTCAACCAGGAGCTGGAGCGACCGCACGTCGTCGTCCACGACGGCCGGTACTACCTGTTCGTCTCCAGTCACCGTCACACGTTCGCCCCCGGGTTCGACGGCTTCGACGCGCTCTACGGGTTCGTCGCCGACGACCTCCGCGGCGACTACCGCCCGCTCAACGACACCGGGCTCGTCGTCACGAACCCCGCCAACGCCCCCTACCAGACGTACTCCTGGCTGGCGTACCCCCACGCCGAGGAGCTGCTCGTCACGTCGTTCTTCAACTACTACGACCTGGGCGGGATGTCACTGGACGACGTTGCCGACCTCCCGCGAGACGAGCAGTTCGCCCGCTTCGGCGGCACGCTCGCGCCGACGCTCCGGGTGGCACTCTCTGGCGACGAGACGCGGATCCTCGGGACGCTCGACCACGGGCACCTGCCGACTCGCTCGGAGTCGCTCCCCTCGCTGCCCGCGGAGACGGCAACACAGTCGGCCGGCGGCTACGGCGGCGCTCCGACCGTCGTCGACGAGTGA